A window from Kovacikia minuta CCNUW1 encodes these proteins:
- a CDS encoding glucokinase, translating to MTVLLAGDIGGTKTILRLVISDQPEARKVPLLTTLYEKTYASGDFPDLVPMVRRFMAEAKGQLGEVPAPEKACFGIAGPVVNNTSKLTNLSWHLLDAEKLQKELHIPQVKLINDFVAVGYGVLGLSPNDLHTLKPGQPDPDAPIAIIGAGTGLGEGYVIPCGGGYRVFGAEGGHADFAPRSPLEVELMDYLKEQGDLERVSVERVVSGMGIENIYQFLRDRQYAAESPTLTAVFTIWKQEIGREEKSVDLAATISRHAQENSDYLCQATMELFASAYGAEAGNLALKLLPNGGLYVAGGIAAKNLSLMQQGEFLQAFSAKGRVSSVLEKVPVHIVLNTHVGLIGAAICAAQL from the coding sequence ATGACCGTTTTGTTGGCAGGTGATATTGGCGGGACTAAAACGATTTTGCGTCTGGTCATTTCCGACCAACCAGAGGCGCGGAAAGTACCTTTATTGACGACGCTCTATGAAAAGACTTACGCCAGTGGGGATTTTCCCGATCTGGTGCCAATGGTTCGTCGATTCATGGCAGAAGCAAAGGGGCAGTTAGGGGAGGTGCCCGCTCCAGAGAAAGCCTGTTTTGGAATTGCGGGGCCAGTGGTCAACAACACCTCTAAATTGACCAATCTGAGCTGGCACCTGTTGGATGCAGAGAAATTACAGAAGGAACTGCACATCCCTCAGGTAAAACTGATCAACGATTTTGTCGCTGTCGGCTATGGGGTATTGGGGCTTTCCCCCAATGACCTGCATACTCTGAAACCAGGTCAGCCCGATCCCGATGCGCCGATCGCCATCATTGGGGCAGGTACTGGCCTGGGTGAAGGCTACGTGATTCCCTGTGGCGGTGGTTACCGGGTGTTTGGGGCAGAAGGGGGACACGCCGACTTTGCCCCCCGATCGCCGTTGGAAGTTGAACTGATGGACTATTTAAAGGAACAGGGAGATCTGGAACGGGTCTCGGTGGAACGGGTCGTGTCGGGAATGGGAATTGAAAACATTTACCAGTTCTTGCGCGATCGTCAATACGCCGCCGAATCCCCTACCTTGACTGCCGTCTTCACAATCTGGAAACAGGAAATCGGCAGGGAAGAGAAAAGCGTCGATTTGGCGGCTACCATTTCTCGCCATGCCCAGGAAAACTCGGACTACCTGTGTCAGGCAACGATGGAATTATTTGCCAGTGCCTATGGGGCAGAAGCGGGCAACCTGGCCCTGAAATTGCTGCCCAATGGGGGACTGTATGTGGCGGGTGGGATCGCAGCAAAGAACCTGTCCCTGATGCAACAGGGTGAATTTTTGCAGGCATTTAGCGCCAAGGGACGGGTTAGTTCTGTGCTGGAGAAAGTGCCTGTCCATATCGTGCTCAATACGCACGTTGGCTTGATTGGAGCAGCAATTTGTGCTGCCCAACTGTGA
- the hpnI gene encoding bacteriohopanetetrol glucosamine biosynthesis glycosyltransferase HpnI, with the protein MPCLHLSLVGLLINQSWLLNLEHTFQFLTFCLSLSAIGYYGYAMYAAVEFFSEPTQVDADFHPPISILKPICGLDSDAYENLASFCLQDYPNYQIIFGVQDFRDPSIAVVKQIIHDFPDVDIQLVISDRVIGTNLKVSNLANAAAEAKYDILLLADSDIQVKSDYLRQIVQPLRDPAVGVVTCMYRSQARGWVSAFEAIGISTEFLPSVLVARRLEGMAFAMGATIVIRKTVLETIGGFLAVASYLGDDFKLGNLPAQAGYQVVLSDYIVDHVLATESISSFIHHQTRWTRGNRSARPLGYAGLIFTHGTATSLLFLLATGGTLTGWIAIGMTWIVRLTMAWLIGVKYLEGSGCPSIISPGSPPRSGQFCALVL; encoded by the coding sequence ATGCCCTGCTTGCATCTATCCCTTGTTGGGTTGCTGATTAATCAAAGTTGGCTTTTGAATCTGGAACACACTTTTCAGTTCCTGACTTTCTGTTTGAGCTTATCGGCGATCGGGTACTACGGCTATGCCATGTATGCAGCAGTTGAATTCTTTTCCGAGCCGACACAAGTTGATGCGGATTTTCATCCACCTATTAGCATTCTAAAACCCATCTGTGGGCTGGATAGTGATGCCTATGAAAACCTGGCTTCCTTTTGCCTCCAGGATTACCCAAACTATCAAATTATTTTTGGGGTTCAGGATTTCCGAGATCCAAGCATTGCAGTTGTGAAGCAGATTATTCATGACTTTCCAGACGTTGATATTCAACTGGTGATTAGCGATCGCGTCATTGGGACAAATTTGAAAGTGAGTAATCTGGCAAATGCCGCTGCCGAAGCGAAATACGATATTTTGCTGCTGGCAGACAGTGATATTCAGGTGAAGTCTGATTACTTACGGCAAATTGTCCAACCGTTGCGCGATCCAGCTGTGGGCGTTGTCACCTGTATGTACCGTTCCCAGGCTCGTGGGTGGGTGTCTGCATTTGAGGCGATCGGCATTTCAACCGAATTTCTGCCCAGTGTTTTGGTTGCTCGCAGGCTGGAAGGTATGGCGTTTGCTATGGGCGCAACGATCGTGATTCGCAAGACCGTGTTGGAGACGATCGGGGGGTTTTTGGCAGTCGCCAGCTACTTAGGGGATGACTTTAAGTTAGGCAATCTTCCTGCTCAGGCTGGCTATCAGGTCGTACTTTCCGACTATATCGTGGATCATGTTCTGGCAACCGAAAGTATTTCTAGTTTCATTCACCACCAAACCCGTTGGACTCGCGGCAATCGTTCTGCCCGCCCTCTGGGTTATGCCGGATTGATTTTTACGCACGGCACAGCCACTAGCCTGCTATTTCTATTAGCAACAGGTGGAACCCTTACAGGTTGGATTGCGATCGGCATGACGTGGATCGTTCGATTAACAATGGCATGGCTAATTGGCGTTAAGTACCTGGAAGGATCCGGTTGCCCGTCAATTATTAGTCCTGGTTCCCCTCCGAGATCTGGTCAGTTTTGCGCTCTGGTGCTATAG
- a CDS encoding glucose-6-phosphate isomerase has translation MNTQELWQRYQDWLYYHEGLGIYVDVSRIPFDDGFVETLKPTFAKAFKDMAALEKGAIANPDEDRMVGHYWLRDPDLAPTEDIKKEISETLDRIESFALKVHTGEIRPPQAPKFTDVISIGIGGSALGPEFVSEALSPDFPPLNLHFIDNTDPAGIDRLLIRLQERLRSTLVIVISKSGGTAETHNGMMEVKNAFEKQGLNFAPHAVAITMKGSKMYQLQQSQGWLADFPMFDWVGGRTSELSAVGLLPAALQGIDIRAMLAGAKEMDAATRIADIKTNPSALLALSWYFEGEGKGKKDMVVLPYKDSLLLFSRYLQQLVMESLGKEFDLDGKVVNQGIAVYGNKGSTDQHAYVQQLREGVLNFFVTFIEVLHDRHGSPFELEPGITAGDYLSGFLLGTRQALFEKHRHSITVTIPQVNPRFVGALIALYERTVGFYGSLVNINAYHQPGVEAGKKAAASVLALQQQIMKVLKSETQPIDLATLAAKAGSTDQVETIYKILRHLDANHRGVTLEGDRAQPSSLKVSAI, from the coding sequence ATGAATACGCAAGAACTCTGGCAACGCTATCAAGATTGGCTCTATTACCATGAGGGGCTGGGGATTTATGTGGATGTCAGCCGCATCCCCTTTGATGATGGTTTTGTCGAAACCCTGAAGCCAACGTTTGCCAAAGCGTTTAAGGACATGGCGGCACTGGAAAAGGGCGCGATCGCCAACCCGGATGAAGACCGCATGGTGGGTCATTACTGGTTGCGCGATCCCGACCTAGCTCCGACAGAAGATATCAAAAAAGAAATTTCGGAGACACTCGATCGGATTGAATCCTTCGCCCTCAAAGTTCATACGGGGGAAATTCGCCCTCCCCAGGCTCCTAAATTTACCGATGTGATTTCGATCGGAATAGGGGGTTCGGCTCTCGGCCCAGAATTTGTTTCAGAGGCACTGTCTCCCGACTTTCCGCCCTTAAATCTTCACTTTATTGACAACACTGACCCCGCCGGGATCGATCGCCTCCTGATCCGATTGCAAGAACGGCTGAGAAGTACCCTCGTGATTGTGATCAGCAAGTCCGGTGGAACGGCTGAAACCCACAACGGCATGATGGAAGTCAAAAATGCCTTTGAAAAACAGGGTTTGAACTTTGCTCCCCACGCGGTTGCAATCACGATGAAGGGCAGCAAAATGTATCAGCTCCAGCAATCCCAGGGTTGGCTGGCTGACTTCCCGATGTTCGACTGGGTGGGCGGGCGCACCTCGGAACTCTCCGCTGTGGGGCTGCTCCCCGCTGCCCTCCAGGGTATTGATATCCGGGCGATGCTGGCGGGCGCAAAGGAAATGGATGCGGCCACACGGATTGCCGACATCAAAACCAATCCCTCCGCCCTACTGGCGCTTTCCTGGTACTTTGAGGGAGAAGGCAAGGGCAAAAAAGATATGGTGGTTTTGCCCTACAAAGACAGCCTGCTGCTGTTTTCCCGCTACTTGCAGCAGTTGGTGATGGAGTCCCTGGGGAAGGAATTCGATCTGGACGGCAAGGTTGTCAACCAGGGGATCGCTGTCTACGGCAACAAAGGCTCAACCGACCAGCACGCCTACGTCCAGCAACTCCGTGAGGGCGTCCTCAACTTCTTTGTCACCTTCATTGAAGTGTTGCACGATCGCCACGGCTCGCCCTTTGAACTGGAACCAGGGATCACCGCTGGAGACTACCTCTCCGGCTTTTTGCTCGGCACTCGGCAGGCATTGTTTGAAAAACATCGGCACTCCATCACCGTCACCATTCCCCAGGTCAACCCCCGCTTTGTGGGGGCACTGATTGCCCTCTATGAACGGACAGTTGGCTTCTACGGCTCCCTGGTCAACATCAACGCCTACCACCAGCCCGGTGTGGAAGCTGGCAAAAAAGCGGCGGCTTCCGTCCTTGCCTTACAACAGCAAATCATGAAAGTACTCAAATCTGAAACCCAACCGATCGACCTGGCAACCCTGGCTGCCAAAGCCGGATCGACCGACCAGGTGGAAACAATTTACAAAATCCTTCGCCATCTCGACGCCAACCATCGAGGAGTCACCTTAGAGGGCGATCGGGCCCAGCCATCCAGCCTCAAGGTTTCTGCCATATAA
- the eno gene encoding phosphopyruvate hydratase, with amino-acid sequence MRIKEITAAEVIDSRGNPTVEARVVLEDEFTSGAAIVPSGASTGEKEAVELRDGDKSRYGGKGVLKAVENVNSKIAPALIGMDVTQQRAIDYAMIELDGTPNKATLGANAILAVSLAVAKTAAIALEQPLYRYLGGTNASLLPVPCMNVINGGAHAQNTVDFQEFMIAPHNAPSFVESIRMGLETFHSLKSILHKKGYSTGIGDEGGFAPDLKSNEEAIEVILEAITAAGYKPGEDISICLDPATSELWRDGKYLFFKSTQETKTSEEMVGLWKSWVDQYPIVSIEDGMGENDWDGWKLLTDTIGGKVELVGDDLFCTNAAILAKGIEAGVANAILIKVNQIGTLTETLDTIELAKKYKYKFMTSHRSGESEDTTIADLAVATSAGQIKTGSGCRSERVAKFNQLMRIERQLGKAAQFAGGSAFK; translated from the coding sequence ATGCGTATTAAAGAAATTACCGCTGCTGAAGTGATTGATTCTCGCGGCAATCCGACGGTGGAAGCCAGGGTAGTGCTGGAGGACGAGTTCACCAGTGGTGCGGCGATCGTGCCTTCGGGTGCTTCTACGGGCGAAAAAGAAGCGGTCGAACTGCGGGATGGGGATAAGAGCCGCTATGGTGGCAAAGGCGTCCTCAAAGCAGTGGAGAATGTCAACAGCAAGATTGCGCCTGCCCTGATTGGGATGGATGTGACGCAGCAGCGGGCGATCGACTACGCCATGATTGAACTCGACGGGACGCCCAATAAGGCAACCCTGGGAGCGAATGCCATTCTCGCCGTCTCCCTGGCAGTTGCCAAAACAGCCGCGATCGCCCTGGAGCAACCCCTCTACCGTTATCTGGGGGGAACCAACGCTTCCCTGCTGCCCGTCCCCTGCATGAATGTGATCAATGGCGGTGCCCACGCCCAGAACACGGTCGATTTCCAGGAATTCATGATCGCCCCCCACAACGCCCCCTCCTTTGTAGAATCGATCCGGATGGGACTGGAAACCTTCCATTCCCTCAAATCCATTCTGCACAAGAAGGGTTACTCCACCGGAATTGGAGACGAAGGTGGCTTTGCTCCCGACCTGAAATCGAATGAAGAGGCGATCGAAGTCATCCTGGAAGCCATCACTGCCGCTGGCTACAAACCCGGTGAGGACATTTCCATTTGCCTTGACCCGGCAACCAGCGAACTCTGGCGCGATGGCAAATACCTGTTTTTCAAATCTACCCAGGAAACCAAAACCTCGGAAGAAATGGTTGGACTCTGGAAATCCTGGGTCGATCAATACCCGATTGTGTCGATCGAAGACGGCATGGGCGAAAACGACTGGGATGGTTGGAAACTTCTGACCGATACGATCGGTGGCAAAGTCGAACTGGTTGGCGATGACCTCTTCTGCACCAACGCCGCCATCCTTGCCAAAGGCATCGAAGCGGGTGTCGCCAACGCCATTCTGATCAAAGTCAACCAGATTGGCACCCTGACCGAAACCCTGGACACGATCGAACTTGCCAAAAAGTACAAATACAAATTCATGACCTCCCACCGCTCCGGCGAATCGGAAGACACGACGATCGCCGATCTCGCCGTTGCCACCAGCGCCGGACAGATTAAAACGGGGTCTGGTTGCCGCAGCGAACGGGTTGCCAAATTCAATCAACTCATGAGAATCGAACGGCAACTGGGTAAAGCCGCCCAGTTTGCTGGAGGTTCAGCGTTTAAGTAA
- a CDS encoding transaldolase, which yields MAKTLLEQLRDMTIVVADTGDIQAIEKFKPRDATTNPSLITAAAQMPQYQEIVDDTLKQAKQDSGSGAADQDILTLAFDRLAVSFGKKILSIIPGRVSTEVDARLSYDTEATLNKARYLIAEYEGAGISRDRILIKIASTWEGIKAAEVLEKEGIHCNLTLLFGVHQAIACAEAGITLISPFVGRILDWYKKETGQDYAGADDPGVQSVTTIYNYYKKFGYKTEVMGASFRNIGEIIELAGCDLLTISPALLGELNSTTADLPRKLDPAKAASMDIEKISIDKATFDAMHAADKMASEKLAEGIQGFTKALVTLETLLAKRLAQLGGETTVSHAAEDIFKTYDLDGDGFITREEWMGTDAVFDAIDINHDGKITPEELGAGLGAAYQLVKV from the coding sequence ATGGCTAAGACGCTTCTCGAACAACTGCGGGACATGACCATTGTCGTAGCAGACACCGGAGATATTCAGGCGATCGAAAAATTCAAACCCCGCGATGCCACCACCAATCCTTCGTTGATTACCGCTGCGGCACAGATGCCCCAATATCAGGAAATTGTAGATGACACCCTGAAGCAGGCAAAGCAGGATTCTGGTTCCGGTGCCGCCGATCAGGACATTTTGACCCTGGCGTTTGATCGCCTTGCCGTTTCCTTTGGTAAGAAAATTCTCAGCATCATTCCAGGCAGAGTCTCGACAGAAGTGGATGCCCGCCTCTCCTACGACACGGAAGCGACCCTCAACAAAGCCCGTTACCTGATTGCGGAGTACGAGGGTGCAGGCATTTCCCGCGATCGGATTCTGATCAAAATCGCCTCGACCTGGGAGGGGATCAAAGCCGCTGAGGTGCTGGAAAAAGAAGGAATCCACTGCAACCTGACGTTGCTGTTTGGTGTGCATCAGGCGATCGCCTGCGCTGAAGCCGGAATCACCCTGATCTCCCCCTTCGTTGGACGCATCCTCGACTGGTACAAAAAGGAAACTGGACAGGATTACGCTGGAGCAGACGATCCCGGCGTTCAGTCCGTCACCACCATCTACAACTACTACAAAAAATTTGGCTACAAAACCGAGGTCATGGGAGCCAGCTTCCGCAACATTGGCGAAATTATTGAATTGGCAGGCTGCGATCTATTGACGATTTCTCCGGCATTGCTGGGCGAACTTAATAGCACCACCGCTGACCTGCCCCGCAAACTCGATCCCGCTAAAGCTGCCTCAATGGATATCGAAAAGATTTCGATCGACAAAGCCACCTTTGACGCAATGCACGCTGCCGACAAGATGGCATCTGAAAAGTTAGCCGAAGGGATTCAGGGATTCACCAAAGCCCTCGTGACCCTGGAAACCCTGCTGGCAAAACGACTGGCTCAACTGGGTGGAGAAACTACCGTCAGCCACGCCGCTGAAGACATCTTCAAAACCTATGACCTGGATGGCGATGGCTTCATCACCCGCGAAGAATGGATGGGCACCGATGCGGTATTCGACGCGATCGATATCAACCACGATGGCAAAATTACCCCCGAAGAACTGGGAGCCGGACTGGGAGCTGCCTATCAACTGGTTAAGGTCTAG
- the gap gene encoding type I glyceraldehyde-3-phosphate dehydrogenase has translation MTLKIGINGFGRIGRLVFRAGIKNPNIEFVGINDLVPPDNLAYLLKYDSTHGMYHGTVEAKPDGFVVDGKFIPCFSVRNPEELPWKEHNTDYVVESTGLFTDFEGASKHLKAGAKRVLISAPTKDPEKVSTFVVGVNHHDFDPVKDVIVSNASCTTNCLAPIAKVLDDNFGIAEGLMTTVHAMTATQPTVDGPSKKDWRGGRGASQNIIPASTGAAKAVALVLPQLKGKLTGMAFRVGTPDVSVVDLTVKTTKPTSYKEICAAMKAASEAGLKDILGYTDEEVVSMDFRTDPRSSIFDAGAGIELNSNFFKLVSWYDNEWGYSCRVIDLLLEMAKKEGL, from the coding sequence ATGACACTTAAAATCGGCATTAACGGATTTGGTCGCATCGGTCGCCTGGTTTTTCGGGCGGGCATTAAAAACCCCAATATTGAATTCGTTGGTATTAATGACCTGGTGCCACCGGATAATCTGGCGTATTTGCTGAAATATGACTCTACACATGGGATGTATCACGGTACGGTGGAAGCGAAACCGGATGGCTTTGTGGTCGATGGCAAGTTCATTCCCTGCTTTTCGGTGCGCAACCCGGAGGAATTACCCTGGAAGGAACACAACACCGACTACGTGGTGGAATCGACCGGACTGTTTACCGATTTTGAGGGGGCATCGAAGCACCTGAAAGCGGGGGCAAAGCGGGTACTAATTTCTGCCCCGACCAAAGATCCGGAAAAGGTGAGTACCTTTGTCGTGGGGGTGAATCATCACGACTTCGATCCGGTTAAGGACGTGATTGTTTCTAACGCCAGTTGCACAACCAACTGCCTCGCCCCGATCGCCAAAGTATTGGATGACAATTTCGGCATCGCCGAAGGTCTGATGACTACCGTCCACGCCATGACCGCCACCCAACCCACGGTAGACGGCCCCAGCAAAAAAGACTGGCGCGGTGGCCGGGGCGCATCCCAAAATATCATTCCGGCATCCACCGGAGCCGCTAAAGCCGTTGCCCTGGTGCTGCCCCAACTAAAAGGGAAACTCACCGGGATGGCATTTCGCGTGGGCACCCCCGATGTGTCAGTCGTAGATTTGACCGTTAAAACCACCAAACCCACCAGCTACAAAGAAATCTGCGCGGCAATGAAAGCAGCCTCCGAAGCAGGTCTGAAGGACATCCTGGGTTACACCGATGAAGAAGTAGTCTCAATGGACTTTCGCACCGACCCCCGCTCCAGCATTTTCGACGCCGGAGCCGGAATCGAACTGAACTCCAACTTCTTCAAACTGGTTTCCTGGTACGACAACGAATGGGGCTACTCCTGCCGCGTCATTGATCTGCTCCTCGAAATGGCGAAGAAGGAAGGGCTGTAG
- a CDS encoding C1 family peptidase, with protein MPKKDFRHVRKTTIVKKPDGGRIKLGSYRPDKKNPQDKTFRSSQFSSANLPPKVDLRPYMTPVEDQGNSSSCTANAMAGAYEYLANRLKGSSGDVSRLFIYYNARELDGDPDIDEGTYLRSCIKVLKKYGTCLETTWPFDLHRIFEVPHDNAYDEASNFLIEDAYRVDVDLDAMRSCLAEGYPFTFGLALFSSFQKGGAKGLIPMPDPDTEQHDGGHAMLCVGYSDPDQVFIVRNSWGEDWGDRGYCYIPYDYMTNPELNGDLWSIHSVSDLHVDLSEGIQGGTSSLFDLATAAIASALQDPESDSEIADDPEYTVEYEEQSVFVDGQGFVAIEACDILEALYYQTYEDEYEEYTLMEEFEESEDSYEEESEESEETEDSYEEEESEEEESEETEDSYEEESEEEESEEESEEEESEEEESEETEDSYEEESEEESEEEESEEIEDSYEEEESEEEESEETEDSYEEEDFEEESEDSEDSYEEESEEA; from the coding sequence ATGCCTAAGAAGGATTTTCGCCATGTCCGTAAAACGACGATCGTTAAAAAGCCCGATGGGGGACGGATCAAATTAGGAAGTTACCGCCCTGATAAGAAAAATCCACAGGACAAAACGTTCCGTTCCAGCCAGTTTTCTAGTGCCAACTTGCCACCCAAAGTTGATCTGCGTCCCTACATGACACCTGTGGAGGACCAGGGGAACTCCAGCAGTTGCACCGCTAATGCGATGGCGGGTGCTTATGAATATCTGGCAAATCGGCTCAAAGGTTCCTCTGGCGATGTCAGCCGTCTTTTCATTTACTACAATGCACGGGAACTGGACGGCGACCCCGATATAGATGAGGGAACCTATCTGCGAAGTTGCATCAAAGTTTTGAAGAAATATGGAACCTGTTTAGAAACAACCTGGCCCTTTGATTTGCACCGCATTTTTGAAGTGCCGCACGACAATGCTTATGATGAAGCATCAAATTTTTTGATTGAAGATGCCTATCGCGTGGATGTTGACCTGGATGCGATGCGGAGCTGTTTAGCAGAGGGGTATCCCTTTACCTTTGGATTAGCGTTGTTTAGTTCCTTTCAGAAGGGAGGTGCTAAGGGTTTAATTCCAATGCCTGACCCTGACACCGAGCAGCATGACGGAGGACATGCCATGCTTTGTGTCGGCTACTCAGACCCCGATCAAGTATTCATCGTTCGTAATTCCTGGGGTGAAGATTGGGGCGATCGGGGCTATTGCTATATCCCCTACGACTACATGACCAATCCGGAGCTAAACGGCGATTTGTGGTCGATTCACAGTGTCAGTGATTTGCACGTCGATCTGAGCGAAGGAATTCAGGGAGGCACCAGTTCTTTGTTTGACCTGGCAACCGCTGCGATCGCCAGTGCTCTTCAAGACCCCGAATCGGATAGTGAAATTGCAGATGACCCTGAGTACACCGTTGAATATGAAGAACAGTCTGTTTTTGTAGACGGGCAGGGGTTTGTTGCGATCGAAGCCTGCGATATTCTTGAAGCGCTGTATTACCAGACCTATGAGGACGAGTACGAAGAATACACGCTAATGGAGGAATTCGAGGAATCGGAAGACAGTTACGAAGAAGAATCTGAAGAATCTGAGGAAACTGAGGATAGCTACGAAGAAGAGGAATCTGAAGAAGAGGAATCTGAGGAAACTGAGGATAGCTACGAAGAGGAGTCTGAAGAAGAGGAATCTGAAGAGGAATCTGAAGAAGAGGAATCTGAAGAAGAGGAATCTGAGGAAACTGAAGATAGCTACGAAGAGGAGTCTGAAGAAGAATCTGAAGAAGAGGAATCTGAAGAAATCGAAGACAGCTACGAAGAGGAGGAATCTGAAGAGGAGGAATCTGAGGAAACTGAGGATAGCTACGAAGAAGAGGATTTTGAGGAGGAATCGGAAGACTCTGAAGACAGCTACGAAGAGGAGTCTGAAGAGGCTTAG
- a CDS encoding tetratricopeptide repeat protein → MVASTPTTCRSLVAKIPETPDKNSSETPATKPSDCQPAIPIECEIASKSIDSDAFEQLTTSAYLLAYADKNKFTEIINSISSEAIKAQLLGIAFSYIKALSQQNSEKLDGFLFQAIEVTKTFKQPESKAAVFVQVAEELINLKQPEKAAKVLPMALEAVQAITNQEQKEALLVKLVKLYAAVGDFSTANQILRDFPSVNSKEEAKGELAEGYAKAGKFERALEISTSIKEISSKAYALSRIAAYYIEANRKAKASKVLTQAFEIAKTIDDNQIKSDSLSNIAVGFATAGLDEQAFQVIQAIDADRRASESSELAQYYLENAKYDKVQQVIGVMRQLGDRFWVNTTLSNLAQAYIEKKRYDEALKIATSLEVENQQEQMSIGFSSSSESRSGKLGVLTYLAAEYAKNGEQQKSVELFDTVFNLAQSADSSQMAEVALTYYETTGDQQRATKLVDQALQKISLKKGTQTQELNQASFHLNSIAMVYSNMGQYEKTMQVIAQMQQSDSDDTVAFAQLSISNHSSGDSILSSAATNLSYKGQIEEAIKFASSMKSVREKDKTFSTMAQNLAAMKQYDQALRIAGKISEATERDRLTQVINCAKGKP, encoded by the coding sequence GTGGTAGCCAGTACTCCAACAACGTGTCGATCGCTTGTTGCAAAAATTCCTGAAACGCCTGATAAAAATTCTTCTGAAACGCCTGCTACTAAACCGAGCGATTGTCAGCCCGCTATTCCGATCGAATGCGAGATTGCATCTAAATCAATTGATTCAGATGCATTTGAGCAGTTGACAACTAGTGCATACCTGCTTGCCTATGCAGATAAAAACAAATTTACTGAGATTATTAATTCGATCTCCAGTGAAGCCATAAAAGCTCAGCTTCTTGGAATTGCTTTCAGCTACATAAAGGCATTAAGTCAGCAAAACTCAGAAAAATTAGATGGCTTCTTATTTCAAGCGATCGAGGTGACAAAAACCTTTAAACAACCGGAATCAAAAGCGGCTGTATTTGTTCAAGTTGCCGAGGAGCTAATTAACCTAAAACAACCAGAAAAAGCTGCGAAAGTTCTTCCAATGGCTCTTGAAGCAGTGCAAGCAATCACAAATCAAGAGCAAAAAGAAGCATTGCTCGTTAAGCTAGTAAAACTATATGCTGCTGTGGGAGATTTTTCTACGGCTAATCAAATCCTACGAGATTTTCCATCAGTGAATAGCAAGGAAGAAGCCAAAGGTGAACTTGCTGAAGGCTATGCCAAAGCGGGAAAGTTTGAGAGAGCGCTGGAAATTTCTACCAGTATTAAGGAAATTTCCTCCAAGGCTTATGCATTAAGTAGAATTGCGGCTTACTATATTGAAGCTAACCGAAAAGCTAAGGCTTCTAAAGTCCTGACTCAAGCTTTTGAGATTGCAAAAACTATTGATGATAATCAAATTAAATCTGATTCGTTGAGTAATATAGCCGTTGGGTTCGCGACAGCAGGATTAGACGAGCAAGCATTCCAGGTGATTCAAGCAATTGATGCCGATCGCAGAGCGAGTGAATCTTCTGAACTGGCTCAGTACTACCTTGAAAATGCGAAGTATGACAAAGTACAGCAGGTGATAGGGGTAATGCGGCAACTGGGCGATCGCTTTTGGGTCAACACTACCCTATCAAACCTGGCGCAAGCATATATTGAAAAGAAACGGTACGACGAAGCCTTAAAGATTGCCACTTCCCTAGAGGTTGAAAATCAGCAGGAGCAGATGTCAATCGGGTTTTCCTCTTCTTCAGAATCACGCTCTGGAAAACTGGGAGTACTGACCTATCTTGCGGCTGAGTATGCAAAAAATGGCGAGCAGCAAAAGTCTGTTGAGTTATTTGATACTGTTTTTAATCTTGCCCAATCTGCGGATTCTTCCCAAATGGCTGAAGTTGCACTCACCTATTATGAAACGACGGGCGATCAACAGAGAGCAACGAAATTGGTGGATCAAGCGTTACAAAAAATTAGTTTGAAGAAAGGGACTCAAACTCAAGAATTGAATCAGGCTTCTTTTCACTTAAATTCAATCGCAATGGTTTATAGCAATATGGGGCAATATGAGAAAACCATGCAGGTCATTGCTCAAATGCAGCAATCTGATAGCGACGATACGGTTGCTTTTGCACAACTGAGTATTTCTAATCACTCCAGTGGTGACAGCATCCTGAGTTCTGCTGCAACCAATCTAAGTTATAAAGGTCAAATTGAGGAAGCAATCAAATTTGCCAGTTCCATGAAAAGCGTTCGGGAGAAAGATAAGACGTTTAGCACGATGGCTCAAAATCTTGCAGCTATGAAGCAATATGATCAGGCATTGCGGATAGCGGGCAAAATTTCAGAGGCAACTGAACGCGATCGCCTAACTCAAGTAATTAATTGTGCAAAAGGGAAACCATAG